A window from Triticum aestivum cultivar Chinese Spring chromosome 6D, IWGSC CS RefSeq v2.1, whole genome shotgun sequence encodes these proteins:
- the LOC100192160 gene encoding subtilisin-like protease SBT1.4 has protein sequence MAMASRKQLLLPCLILLFVAAAAVAEASPRAQPQSTYIVHLAPDHPALSLSPARGGRNALLGPLLGLPRRLSAPRPRLLYTYARAATGVAARLTEAQAAHVAAQPGVLAVHRDQARQLHTTHTPEFLHLNSAAGVLPAASGSGAVSDVVVGVLDTGIYPLNRSSFKPVGDGLGPPPSSFSGGCVSAAKFNASAFCNSKLIGAKFFYKGYEEGLGHPINETLESKSPLDTEGHGTHTASTAAGSPVDGAGFYQYARGRAVGMAPTARIAAYKICWKSGCFDSDILAAFDEAVGDGVNVISLSVGSTYAADFYEDSIAIGAFGAVKKGIVVSASAGNSGPGEYTASNIAPWILTVGASTVDREFPADAVLGDGSVYGGVSLYAGDPLNSTKLPLVYAADCGSRLCLIGELDKDKVAGKIVLCERGVNARVEKGAAVGKAGGIGMILANTEESGEELIADPHLIPSTMVGQKFGDKIRHYVKTDPSPTATIVFHGTVIGKSPSAPRVASFSSRGPNSRAPEILKPDVTAPGVNILADWTGEASPTDLDIDPRRVPFNIISGTSMSCPHVSGLAALLRQAHPDWSPTVVKSALMTTAYNMDNSGEIIKDLATGTESTPFVRGAGHVDPISALNPGLVYDADTADYIGFLCALGYTPAQIAVFTRDGSVADCSKKPARSGDLNYPAFAAVFSSYKDSVTYHRVVRNVGSDASAVYEAKVESPAGVDAKVTPAKLVFDEEHRSLAYEITLAVSGNPVIVDAKYSFGSVTWSDGKHNVTSPIAVTWPESAGAASM, from the coding sequence ATGGCCATGGCGAGCCGCAAGCAGCTCCTACTCCCGTGCCTCATCCTGCTCTTCGTCGCCGCTGCCGCAGTGGCCGAGGCGTCGCCGCGCGCCCAGCCGCAGTCCACGTACATCGTGCACCTCGCGCCCGATCACCCGGCCCTGTCCCTCTCCCCAGCGCGCGGCGGCCGCAACGCGCTGCTCGGCCCCCTCCTCGGCCTCCCGCGCCGCCtgagcgcgccgcggccgcgccTGCTCTACACCTACGCGCGCGCCGCCACGGGCGTGGCCGCGCGGCTCACCGAGGCACAGGCGGCGCACGTCGCGGCCCAGCCGGGCGTGCTGGCCGTGCACCGCGACCAGGCGCGCCAGCTCCACACCACCCACACCCCGGAGTTCCTCCACCTCAACAGCGCGGCCGGGGTCCTCCCTGCCGCGTCCGGCTCCGGCGCCGTGTCGGACGTCGTGGTGGGCGTGCTCGACACCGGGATCTACCCGCTCAACCGCAGCTCCTTCAAGCCCGTCGGCGACGGGCTCGGCCCcccgccctcctccttctccggcggcTGCGTCTCGGCCGCCAAGTTCAACGCCTCCGCCTTCTGCAACAGCAAGCTCATCGGCGCCAAGTTCTTTTACAAGGGCTACGAGGAGGGCCTCGGGCACCCCATCAACGAGACGCTAGAGTCCAAGTCGCCGCTGGACACAGAGGGCCACGGCACCCACACCgcttccacggccgccgggtcgcCGGTGGACGGCGCCGGGTTCTACCAGTACGCGCGCGGGAGGGCCGTCGGCATGGCCcccaccgcgcgcatcgccgcgtACAAGATCTGCTGGAAGTCCGGCTGCTTCGACTCCGACATACTCGCGGCGTTCGACGAGGCCGTCGGCGACGGCGTCAACGTCATCTCGCTCTCCGTCGGCTCCACCTACGCCGCAGACTTCTACGAGGACTCCATCGCCATCGGCGCCTTCGGGGCAGTGAAGAAGGGCATCGTCGTCTCCGCCTCCGCGGGCAACTCCGGCCCCGGAGAGTACACCGCGAGCAACATCGCGCCGTGGATACTGACCGTCGGCGCGTCCACCGTCGACCGTGAGTTCCCCGCCGACGCGGTGCTCGGCGACGGCAGTGTGTACGGCGGCGTGTCACTGTACGCCGGGGATCCCTTAAACTCCACGAAGCTGCCCCTCGTGTACGCCGCGGACTGTGGATCCCGGCTTTGCCTCATCGGCGAGCTTGACAAGGACAAGGTCGCCGGAAAGATCGTCCTCTGTGAGCGCGGAGTCAACGCCCGTGTCGAGAAGGGCGCGGCCGTCGGGAAGGCCGGCGGAATCGGCATGATTCTCGCCAACACGgaggagagcggcgaggagctcatCGCCGACCCCCACCTCATCCCGTCGACAATGGTGGGGCAGAAGTTCGGCGACAAGATCAGGCACTACGTCAAGACAGACCCGTCCCCGACGGCGACCATCGTCTTCCACGGCACGGTCATCGGGAAGTCGCCGTCCGCGCCGCGCGTCGCGTCGTTCTCGAGCCGCGGCCCCAACTCCCGCGCGCCGGAGATCCTCAAGCCCGACGTCACAGCCCCCGGCGTCAACATACTCGCGGACTGGACCGGCGAGGCCTCCCCCACCGACCTCGACATCGACCCGAGGCGCGTCCCGTTCAACATCATCTCGGGGACGTCCATGTCGTGCCCGCACGTGAGCGGcctcgcggcgctgctccggcAGGCGCACCCGGACTGGAGCCCCACGGTGGTCAAGTCGGCGCTCATGACCACGGCATACAACATGGACAACTCCGGCGAGATCATCAAGGACCTGGCCACCGGCACAGAGTCCACGCCGTTCGTGCGCGGCGCCGGGCACGTGGACCCCATCAGCGCCCTCAATCCCGGCCTGGTGTACGACGCGGACACCGCCGACTACATCGGCTTCCTCTGCGCGCTCGGCTACACGCCAGCCCAGATCGCCGTCTTCACCAGGGACGGCTCCGTCGCCGACTGCTCGAAGAAGCCGGCCCGCTCCGGCGACCTCAACTACCCGGCCTTCGCGGCCGTCTTCTCGTCGTACAAGGACTCCGTCACCTACCACCGGGTGGTGCGCAACGTCGGCAGCGACGCCAGCGCGGTCTACGAGGCCAAGGTCGAGAGCCCTGCCGGCGTGGACGCCAAGGTGACGCCGGCCAAGCTGGTGTTCGACGAGGAGCACCGGAGCCTGGCGTACGAGATCACCCTCGCCGTGTCCGGCAACCCGGTGATCGTGGACGCCAAGTACTCGTTCGGGTCCGTCACGTGGAGCGACGGCAAGCACAATGTCACGAGCCCCATCGCCGTGACGTGGCCGGAGAGCGCCGGAGCGGCGTCCATGTAG